A genomic region of Capra hircus breed San Clemente chromosome 21, ASM170441v1, whole genome shotgun sequence contains the following coding sequences:
- the LOC108638538 gene encoding tumor necrosis factor receptor superfamily member 10D-like gives MALEAVTPRQREQRTLPDRTGQRGQRTAAAWSSRAGYTQGPRPRLRGPWALIFAVLGVLMLVKPASAMSVRKDEIPQQSSAPLEGSLQQKLCLPEFYMEEAHGGCAPCTDGTDYTNHSNTLPSCLPCMTCKSGPEPVVSVPAVRVLGDEIGLKRDEESET, from the exons ATGGCTCTGGAGGCTGTCACCCCGCGGCAACGTGAACAGCGAACGCTCCCCGACCGCACCGGGCAGCGGGGACAGAGGACAGCGGCCGCCTGGAGCTCCCGGGCAGGGTACACCCAGGGCCCCAGGCCTCGACTTCGGGGCCCCTGGGCTCTCATCTTCGCCGTCTTGGGTGTCTTGATGTTG GTCAAAcctgcttcagccatgtctgtaAGGAAGGATGAAATTCCCCAGCAGTCATCAGCCCCACTGGAAGGGAGCCTCCAACAGAAGTTATGTCTACCAG AATTCTATATGGAAGAAGCCCATGGAGGTTGTGCCCCGTGCACCGATGGGACAGACTACACCAATCATTCAAACACCCTCCCTTCTTGCCTACCTTGCATGACTTGCAAATCAGGTCCAGAACCTGTGGTCTCTGTGCCTGCGGTTAGGGTGCTGGGTGATGAGATAGGACTTAAAAGGGACGAGGAGTCAGAAACCTGA